From a single Leptospira neocaledonica genomic region:
- a CDS encoding type 1 glutamine amidotransferase domain-containing protein — protein MKTVLIPIPQIDFDPTEVSVPWKVLKENGYKIIFATPSGISGEADFRMVTGKGLGILSPVLRAKNDDVLLYRELEKSNEFLNPKKYESVKLDSFDVLLLPGGHAKGMRVYLESEPLQNLVGNTFAEGKPVAAICHGVLLAARSKNPKTKKSSLYGLKTTGLLKSQELLAWNLTRAWLGDYYRTYPIPLQDEVTSFLESPVDFQEGPMPIARDSFSNIKPGFSVLDKSYLSARWPGDAHKFAYELPEFFG, from the coding sequence ATGAAGACTGTCTTAATCCCAATCCCACAAATCGATTTCGATCCCACAGAAGTATCCGTACCTTGGAAGGTTTTAAAAGAAAACGGATATAAGATCATATTTGCCACTCCAAGCGGGATCAGCGGAGAAGCCGATTTTAGGATGGTAACCGGAAAAGGTTTAGGAATTCTTTCTCCAGTTTTAAGAGCAAAAAATGATGATGTTTTACTCTATAGAGAATTAGAAAAATCGAATGAATTCTTAAATCCCAAAAAATACGAATCTGTCAAATTGGATTCTTTTGATGTATTACTTCTCCCCGGAGGACATGCGAAAGGTATGAGAGTTTATTTGGAATCCGAACCTTTGCAGAATTTAGTAGGTAATACGTTTGCGGAAGGAAAACCTGTGGCAGCCATCTGTCATGGTGTACTTCTCGCTGCGAGATCTAAAAATCCTAAAACAAAAAAGTCCAGTTTATACGGACTAAAAACCACAGGGCTTTTGAAATCTCAGGAGCTTTTGGCTTGGAACTTGACCAGGGCCTGGCTCGGAGATTATTATAGAACCTATCCTATACCTTTACAGGATGAAGTGACTTCCTTTCTGGAATCTCCAGTGGATTTTCAAGAAGGACCGATGCCAATCGCAAGAGATAGTTTTTCCAATATTAAACCGGGGTTCAGTGTTTTAGATAAGTCTTATCTTTCCGCAAGGTGGCCCGGAGATGCTCATAAGTTCGCATATGAGCTGCCTGAATTCTTCGGATAG
- a CDS encoding HAD-IA family hydrolase, which produces MNSKEHYIFLDVGDTLLTMRKPAGEVYFEVLKEFGLDGSKHPSGYMERAFRKAYAHMTRHPLPDHRDKFHAHEDGSEGWWRELLGFFLKEIGSDLKPDPIFQSIFKRFDEPSIWEIDPGFYELVEFAKERDLGLGIISNWDHRLKQLLSSVGVLDYFYPVIVSAEFGYEKPSPLIFQEAEKLVGLSPEKLVYCGDKVELDILPTRSRGWTAFHKHVEGDIRDLRELTAILKKG; this is translated from the coding sequence ATGAATTCCAAAGAACATTACATTTTTCTGGATGTTGGAGATACTCTTCTAACTATGAGAAAGCCTGCTGGGGAAGTGTATTTCGAAGTTCTCAAAGAATTCGGCTTGGACGGTTCCAAACATCCGAGCGGTTATATGGAAAGAGCCTTCCGCAAGGCTTATGCTCACATGACGCGTCATCCACTTCCGGATCATAGGGACAAATTCCATGCACACGAAGATGGAAGCGAAGGCTGGTGGAGAGAACTTCTAGGCTTCTTCTTAAAAGAAATAGGCTCCGACCTAAAACCTGATCCTATTTTCCAATCTATATTCAAACGTTTTGACGAGCCTTCTATATGGGAAATAGACCCAGGCTTTTATGAACTAGTGGAATTTGCAAAAGAGCGTGATTTAGGTCTTGGAATCATTTCTAACTGGGATCATAGACTAAAACAGTTACTCTCCAGTGTAGGTGTGCTGGATTATTTTTATCCGGTGATCGTCTCCGCAGAATTCGGATACGAAAAACCTTCTCCTTTAATCTTCCAGGAAGCCGAGAAACTTGTGGGACTTTCTCCCGAGAAGCTAGTCTATTGTGGAGATAAAGTCGAGTTGGATATCTTACCAACCAGATCTAGAGGATGGACTGCCTTTCATAAACATGTGGAAGGGGATATCCGGGATTTAAGAGAACTAACTGCGATTTTAAAAAAAGGTTAG
- a CDS encoding NADPH-dependent FMN reductase: MKVLAVSGSLRKGSSNTALLLAAKRIADDSLQIILADPLDRIPHFNPDLDTDIPPEEVIKWRRELKEADAILFSSPEYAFAIPGVLKNALDWIVSSAELYGKPVGLINASPGYGGASKAQEAFLQLLNVLTVKINDDCVLSIPSVNKKVDAEGNIMDEQTEKELRNCLENLKNLIQESG; the protein is encoded by the coding sequence ATGAAAGTACTCGCCGTTTCCGGAAGTTTAAGAAAAGGTTCTTCCAATACAGCCTTATTACTCGCAGCAAAAAGGATCGCAGACGATTCTTTACAAATTATTCTCGCCGATCCATTGGATCGAATCCCACATTTTAACCCTGACTTAGATACGGATATTCCTCCGGAAGAAGTCATAAAATGGAGAAGGGAACTAAAAGAAGCGGATGCAATTCTTTTTTCCAGCCCTGAATATGCGTTCGCTATCCCTGGCGTTTTGAAGAATGCACTGGATTGGATTGTGTCCAGCGCGGAACTCTATGGAAAGCCGGTTGGGCTGATTAATGCATCTCCTGGTTATGGCGGTGCTTCCAAGGCCCAGGAAGCTTTTTTACAATTATTGAATGTTCTCACGGTTAAGATAAACGATGATTGTGTTCTAAGTATTCCTTCTGTGAACAAGAAGGTGGATGCAGAAGGAAATATCATGGATGAGCAAACGGAGAAGGAACTGCGAAATTGTTTGGAGAATCTAAAAAATTTAATCCAAGAATCAGGTTAA
- a CDS encoding discoidin domain-containing protein, whose translation MRYKAIIVLFFLSQFFCVNCGKKFDRENGVLIESIQATSYKEGYRPENVFVSGKSWKPYVSRTPKEGITFFFANESKMDLPGVSAGYTQIDSIVFLCPASSVQEYVTYVNASYYGKAKCGEKFKIGSLVHSLYIEPSFSNRLQPIELDEIEFYKNDKKATVLFPIGIDGKVTASSVTEPKEGYPAYNLFDGAKEFGWVEGKPDDGIGEYIQIDLEKEITLHGLEVYNGYQRSDEHFKKNGRVEKLSVSNGTESASVILLDRSGAQRVLLSKPITGKQFKFTIEAAWSGEKWKDTALSEMILLGPNFERYTVNDSQFLARERSIIEKSKGTPIGEILGDRLANTECMIYDSITLRPNGSFVYWRTSQGNEGEDVVMDGNWILEKTSKEESQIYIFGRLYSVYRSINNTGTGPYDSTDISEESKTEIFSDRLKLTKVDFHSDAICDSNSISSDAKIFDIKGTKIYGSYY comes from the coding sequence GTGAGATATAAAGCCATCATAGTCCTATTCTTTTTATCACAATTTTTTTGTGTAAACTGCGGCAAAAAATTCGATCGTGAAAACGGTGTGCTGATAGAAAGTATACAAGCTACTTCTTATAAGGAAGGATATCGTCCGGAGAATGTTTTTGTTTCCGGAAAATCTTGGAAGCCTTACGTTTCTCGAACGCCTAAGGAAGGAATTACTTTTTTCTTTGCTAACGAGTCAAAGATGGACCTACCCGGAGTTTCTGCGGGTTATACTCAAATAGATTCGATCGTATTTTTATGTCCTGCCTCCAGCGTCCAAGAGTATGTAACGTATGTAAATGCAAGCTACTACGGTAAGGCAAAATGTGGTGAAAAGTTCAAAATTGGCTCTCTTGTACATTCCTTATATATAGAACCCTCCTTTTCCAACAGATTGCAACCAATAGAGTTAGATGAGATTGAGTTTTACAAAAATGATAAAAAAGCCACCGTTTTATTCCCAATCGGAATTGATGGAAAAGTCACTGCGAGTTCAGTGACGGAACCAAAAGAAGGGTATCCAGCTTATAATCTTTTTGATGGGGCAAAAGAATTCGGATGGGTAGAAGGAAAACCCGATGATGGAATCGGAGAATATATACAGATTGATCTAGAAAAAGAAATAACTCTACACGGACTAGAAGTGTATAACGGCTACCAAAGATCGGATGAACACTTTAAGAAGAACGGTAGAGTGGAAAAACTTTCCGTCTCTAATGGAACTGAATCTGCATCAGTAATCCTTTTAGATAGATCAGGAGCCCAAAGAGTCCTTTTATCCAAACCTATAACAGGTAAACAGTTTAAATTTACTATTGAGGCTGCGTGGTCCGGAGAAAAATGGAAGGACACTGCTTTAAGCGAAATGATACTTTTAGGTCCGAATTTTGAACGTTATACTGTGAACGATTCTCAGTTTTTAGCAAGAGAAAGATCTATTATAGAAAAATCTAAAGGTACACCGATTGGAGAAATTTTAGGTGATAGATTGGCAAATACGGAATGTATGATATATGACAGTATTACATTGCGCCCCAACGGAAGTTTCGTATATTGGAGAACTTCCCAGGGAAATGAAGGCGAAGATGTGGTCATGGACGGGAATTGGATTTTAGAAAAAACTTCGAAAGAAGAAAGCCAAATCTATATTTTTGGAAGATTATATAGCGTATACAGAAGTATCAACAATACTGGGACTGGCCCTTATGATTCTACGGATATTTCGGAAGAATCGAAAACTGAAATTTTTTCGGACAGACTAAAGTTAACGAAAGTAGATTTTCATTCGGATGCTATTTGTGATAGTAATTCGATCTCTTCTGATGCAAAAATATTCGATATAAAAGGAACAAAAATCTACGGTAGCTACTACTAA
- a CDS encoding VanW family protein yields the protein MSSDPFDFKKRVVRSSFRMFFGTLYFRIKRRILWILQRSNFAKNKSLEDYPYKIFEHKSPLLRKLKDVEMILQYNKIKNLEIASLCLNGLIIEPGKVFSFWRLVGKPTASRGFLPGMQLRNGGFLAKTGGGLCQMTNLIYWMTLHSPLTVVERWRHSFDVFPDSNRTLPFGSGATCAYNYIDLQIRNDTKAEYQLKVWLEGDFLKGEWRTNLPGPFSYTVYESKHQFRTEPWGGYTRRNEIRRKIFENETLVEDEFITENIAWVMYNPILPK from the coding sequence ATGAGTTCAGATCCGTTTGATTTTAAAAAACGAGTAGTTCGCTCTTCTTTCAGAATGTTCTTCGGGACACTATATTTTAGGATAAAAAGAAGAATATTATGGATATTGCAAAGATCCAATTTTGCGAAAAATAAATCCTTAGAAGATTATCCGTATAAGATCTTCGAACATAAGTCACCTCTCCTCCGGAAGTTAAAGGATGTAGAGATGATTTTACAATATAACAAAATTAAAAATTTAGAAATTGCCTCTCTTTGCTTGAATGGTTTGATTATAGAGCCAGGAAAGGTTTTTTCATTTTGGCGTTTGGTAGGTAAGCCGACTGCAAGCCGAGGGTTTTTACCCGGTATGCAACTTCGTAACGGAGGGTTTTTGGCAAAGACAGGAGGAGGCCTATGCCAAATGACTAATTTGATCTATTGGATGACTCTCCATTCTCCTTTAACCGTGGTTGAAAGATGGAGACACAGCTTCGATGTATTTCCTGATTCGAATCGAACCTTACCTTTCGGGTCGGGAGCAACATGCGCTTATAATTATATAGATCTTCAGATCAGAAACGATACAAAGGCGGAATACCAACTTAAGGTATGGTTAGAAGGTGATTTTTTAAAAGGAGAATGGAGAACTAATCTACCCGGACCTTTTTCTTATACAGTATATGAATCTAAGCATCAATTTAGAACTGAGCCATGGGGGGGATATACTCGTCGAAATGAGATCAGAAGGAAAATATTCGAAAATGAAACCTTAGTTGAGGATGAATTTATAACTGAGAATATTGCATGGGTAATGTATAACCCGATTTTGCCCAAATAA
- a CDS encoding peroxiredoxin: MALRLGDVAPDFQAETSEGPIEFHKYLGEGWGILFSHPKDYTPVCTTELGYVAKIKPEFEKRNVKVLALSVDPVDSHKGWIGDINETQNTTVNYPIIADADKKVSGLYDMIHPNASETTTVRSVFVIGPDKKVKLTLTYPASTGRNFDELLRVIDSLQLTANYSVATPANWKHGEDVIIVPSVSDEDAEKKFPKGFKKIKPYLRYTPQPNK, from the coding sequence ATGGCACTTAGATTAGGTGATGTGGCCCCGGATTTCCAGGCAGAAACTTCCGAAGGACCGATAGAATTTCATAAATATTTGGGAGAAGGTTGGGGAATCTTATTCTCGCATCCAAAAGATTATACTCCTGTTTGCACAACAGAACTTGGTTACGTTGCAAAAATTAAACCGGAATTTGAGAAAAGAAACGTTAAGGTACTCGCATTATCCGTGGATCCGGTAGACTCACATAAGGGTTGGATCGGAGATATCAACGAAACCCAAAATACCACAGTGAATTATCCTATCATAGCGGACGCAGACAAAAAAGTTTCCGGTCTATATGATATGATCCATCCGAACGCGAGTGAAACTACAACTGTTCGTTCTGTGTTTGTGATAGGTCCGGATAAAAAAGTGAAACTGACCTTGACTTACCCTGCATCTACTGGAAGGAATTTTGATGAACTTTTGAGAGTCATTGATTCTCTCCAATTGACAGCGAATTACAGTGTTGCGACTCCAGCAAACTGGAAACATGGGGAGGACGTTATCATCGTGCCTTCTGTTTCTGACGAGGATGCTGAGAAAAAATTCCCGAAAGGATTTAAGAAGATTAAACCTTATCTGAGATATACTCCTCAACCGAATAAGTAA
- a CDS encoding LA_3696 family protein — protein sequence MPIFRRIPRKLEEILGDNGTNEFVDFFNDSFAANEENIVELVSNRFDNRLSEELNTFRSEYKTDLADLRAEFKSDLAALRTEVKEDIAELRAEVKEDIAELRAELKEDIAELRAELKEDIAELRAELKGDIEELRTEMNEKISELRTELKGDIAELRIEIHKLISAQTRWMLGAIIALTGIFSIIVKL from the coding sequence ATGCCTATATTTCGCAGAATACCGCGAAAATTGGAAGAAATATTGGGTGATAATGGTACGAATGAATTTGTGGATTTTTTCAACGATTCTTTCGCAGCTAATGAGGAGAATATAGTGGAACTCGTTTCGAACAGATTTGATAACAGACTTTCGGAAGAATTGAATACTTTTCGCTCCGAATACAAAACGGACCTGGCAGACCTAAGAGCGGAATTCAAATCGGATTTAGCTGCTCTTCGCACCGAGGTAAAAGAGGATATCGCGGAACTTCGTGCCGAGGTAAAGGAAGACATTGCCGAACTTCGTGCCGAGCTAAAAGAGGACATTGCTGAACTTCGTGCCGAGCTAAAAGAGGATATCGCGGAACTTCGTGCAGAACTAAAGGGAGATATAGAAGAACTTCGCACCGAAATGAATGAAAAAATTTCGGAACTCCGAACAGAGCTAAAAGGGGATATTGCAGAGTTACGAATAGAAATTCACAAACTCATCTCCGCTCAAACGAGATGGATGCTGGGTGCAATCATAGCTTTGACCGGAATTTTCTCGATCATAGTCAAATTATAA
- a CDS encoding DJ-1/PfpI family protein gives MQESFNIGLLIFPDITPLDFVGPYEVFSRMKNSKVYVIAETKEPISSERGLFILPDTGLDENINLDLVLVPGGLGVNRLMENEKILNWLREKSKTSKYISSVCTGALVLASAGLLNGYKATTHWLSLDVLKLFPKIDVKEDRVVIDRNRITGGGVTAGIDFALQVVAEIQGQKAAEEIQLMIEYNPEPPFLSGHPKNANPDLVLETRSSRKKAQDLRKDIATRSIERFSKE, from the coding sequence ATGCAAGAGTCGTTCAATATCGGGTTACTTATCTTTCCGGATATAACCCCTCTGGATTTTGTAGGGCCTTACGAAGTATTTTCCAGAATGAAAAATTCCAAAGTCTATGTGATTGCCGAGACCAAAGAACCGATTTCCTCCGAAAGAGGACTTTTTATTCTTCCGGACACAGGTCTGGACGAAAATATAAATTTGGATTTGGTTTTAGTTCCGGGTGGACTTGGCGTAAATCGACTCATGGAAAATGAAAAAATCCTGAACTGGCTGAGAGAAAAATCAAAAACCTCCAAATATATTAGTTCTGTATGCACCGGAGCTTTGGTCTTAGCCTCGGCTGGTCTTTTAAACGGATATAAGGCAACTACACATTGGCTCTCTTTAGATGTACTAAAACTTTTTCCAAAAATCGACGTGAAAGAAGATAGAGTCGTGATTGATCGAAATCGAATTACAGGTGGCGGGGTCACTGCAGGCATCGATTTTGCTCTCCAAGTTGTGGCAGAGATCCAAGGACAAAAAGCCGCAGAAGAAATCCAACTAATGATCGAATACAATCCGGAACCTCCTTTTTTAAGCGGACATCCTAAAAACGCAAATCCAGATCTGGTTTTAGAAACTCGGTCCTCTCGTAAAAAGGCCCAAGATCTTAGAAAGGATATAGCGACTAGGTCCATCGAAAGATTTTCTAAAGAGTGA
- a CDS encoding helix-turn-helix domain-containing protein codes for MAKTIYTEEYKIFQKLLKKAREEAGLTQVDVAKALKTPQSFISKVEAGDRRVDVIEFWNLAKLYKKPVDFFFKFDDKSEHKSKKKSLKAASSTKRKIK; via the coding sequence TTGGCTAAAACAATCTACACCGAAGAATATAAGATTTTCCAAAAGTTACTGAAGAAGGCCCGGGAAGAAGCGGGACTGACCCAAGTAGATGTTGCCAAGGCCCTCAAAACACCCCAATCTTTCATTTCTAAAGTTGAAGCCGGGGACAGAAGGGTAGACGTAATCGAATTTTGGAACCTTGCGAAACTTTACAAAAAGCCTGTAGACTTCTTCTTTAAGTTTGATGATAAATCGGAACACAAGTCCAAAAAGAAGTCTTTAAAAGCGGCAAGTTCCACTAAAAGAAAGATTAAATAA